The following coding sequences lie in one Pseudomonadota bacterium genomic window:
- a CDS encoding HAD family hydrolase yields the protein SDGDPAFQVRKIWRAGLADAVAGAVMVFPRKTEHFLEATAFYPADRHVIVDDKPAVLRRARAVLGDAATTVQIAHGHYAARDAADGDPAIDFRLRAIGELATHFGPDLSR from the coding sequence TTTCGGACGGCGATCCCGCGTTTCAGGTCCGCAAGATCTGGCGGGCCGGGCTGGCCGATGCGGTCGCGGGAGCGGTAATGGTTTTTCCGCGGAAGACGGAGCACTTCCTCGAGGCCACCGCATTCTATCCCGCCGATCGCCACGTCATTGTCGATGACAAGCCCGCCGTGCTGCGGCGGGCGCGGGCGGTCCTGGGCGACGCGGCAACCACCGTCCAGATCGCCCACGGTCACTATGCCGCGCGGGACGCCGCGGACGGCGACCCGGCGATCGACTTCCGGCTCCGGGCCATCGGTGAGCTGGCCACCCATTTCGGCCCCGATTTGTCGCGGTGA